A single Rhopalosiphum padi isolate XX-2018 chromosome 4, ASM2088224v1, whole genome shotgun sequence DNA region contains:
- the LOC132929500 gene encoding ARF GTPase-activating protein GIT2 isoform X1, with translation MSNKYKNYDACADCSAPDSDWVVVNRGLYICDECCSIHRSIGRHISQIKSLSADWCPITLNMVRTLHQANVNTLWEHALSDNKNHRKKPTPKDPLPLKEDFIRAKHRQQLFILKSSDTREDLNQQLHSSVRTSNLETSLRILAQGADSNYYHPEKGNYPLHVAAKAGQILQAELLLTYGADPRAIDSNGNTPAICAKLSGHKDISDRLNDSMYEVLDVLSMYVFGRKAEHKNDVHMIPFDPNDECIKQEGDQQEAIQKMQQLPNYLFEDLVLDVFDEIDRRETEKIWQQKNSHAHIMSVPFLPVNPDLSSMKNQGRQKLACYGQKEFKNLVKQILIEINRRTQPVNKVISKLKYDDDEPLYDHVASDEDYATPEQIAAMMTIQIKPPINLNSKENSLQIEKNAIEETVDSNKMSMNHAVPNLPLFNGKAFETKLSESEAKISKLISEIDLLKKKVEEVTKENLELKCEMLRQKQPTLAINENECGDVKQPIRPVSMYETREGIKCDMNRSTQTGSLPLYEDVVRHTAQVTKGIQELWTNIRSSEACKAFVPGTEKIRTAVVELTAIFPHSINDDVLKSALWSLNTNTTQLQLECACLEAGVERVRDCSFNIAKATKQLLTRF, from the exons ATgtctaataagtataaaaactatGATGCATGCGCCGATTGCAGTGCTCCAg ATTCAGATTGGGTAGTTGTAAATCGCGGATTGTATATTTGTGACGAATGTTGTAGTATTCATCGTAGTATTGGGCGACATATATCACAGATCAAAAGTTTAAGTGCCGACTGGTGTCCAAtaacattaaat atGGTGAGGACTTTACATCAAGCTAATGTTAATACACTTTGGGAACATGCTTTAAGCGATAATAAGAATCACAGAAAAAAACCTACTCCTAAGGATCCAct acCATTAAAAGAAGATTTTATACGTGCTAAACATAGACAGCAGTTGTTCATATTAAAAAGTAGTGATACCAGAGAAGATTTAAATCAACAATTACATTCTAGTGTCAGAACATCAAATCTAGAAACAAGCTTGAGAATCTTAGCTCAAGGAGCtgattctaattattatcatcCT GAAAAAGGAAATTATCCATTACATGTGGCAGCTAAAGCAGGGCAAATTTTACAGGCTGAACTGCTACTTACTTATGGAGCTGATCCACGTGCCATTGATAGCAATGGAAATACTCCCGCAATTTGTGCCAA GCTATCTGGTCATAAAGATATTAGTGATAGATTAAATGATAGTATGTATGAAGTATTAGATGTTCTTTCAATGTATGTATTTGGACGCAAAGCAGAACATAAAAATGATGTCCATATGATACCATTTGATCCAAATGACGAATGTATCAAACAAGAAGGTGATCAACAAGAAGCTATACAAAAGATGCAGCag ttaccTAATTACTTGTTTGAAGATTTAGTATTGGAtgtttttgatgaaattgatCGAAGAGAAACTGAAAAAA TTTGGCAACAAAAAAATTCACATGCTCATATTATGTCAGTACCATTTTTACCAGTAAATCCTGATTTATCATCAATGAAAAATCAAGGACGACAAAAATTAGCTTGTTATGGtcaaaaagaatttaaaaatcttgTCAAGCAAATTTTGATTGAAATAAACAGAAGGACTCAACCag TGAATaaagttatttcaaaattaaaatatgatgatgatgaacCACTTTATGACCATGTTGCTTCTGATGAAGACTATGCAACACCTGAACAAATTGCTGcaatg atgacAATACAAATTAAACCACCTATTAATTTAAACAGTAAAGAGAATAGTcttcaaatagaaaaaaatgctaTCGAAGAAACCGTAGATTCAAATAAAATGAGTATGAATCACGCAGTGCCTAATTTGCCATTGTTTAATGGTAAGGCCTTCGAAACAAAATTATCTGAGTCTGAGGCCAAAATTTCCAAATTGATTTCAGAAATtgatttactgaaaaaaaaa GTAGAAGAAGTTACTAAAgaaaatttagaattaaaatgtgAAATGTTACGACAAAAACAACCAACACTGGCAATCAATGAAAACGAGTGTGGTGATGTTAAACAACCGATAAGACCTGTGTCAATGTATGAAACTCGGGAAGGAATAAAATGTGATATGAATCGAAGTACACAa ACAGGTAGTTTACCATTATATGAAGATGTTGTTCGTCACACTGCTCAAGTTACTAAGGGTATACAAGAACTATGGACTAACATAAGATCATCAGAAGCTTGTAAAGCATTTGTTCCTGGCACTGAAAAAATTAGGACTGCTGTAGTTGAACTTACTGCAATATTTCCACAT
- the LOC132929500 gene encoding ARF GTPase-activating protein GIT2 isoform X2: MSNKYKNYDACADCSAPDSDWVVVNRGLYICDECCSIHRSIGRHISQIKSLSADWCPITLNMVRTLHQANVNTLWEHALSDNKNHRKKPTPKDPLPLKEDFIRAKHRQQLFILKSSDTREDLNQQLHSSVRTSNLETSLRILAQGADSNYYHPEKGNYPLHVAAKAGQILQAELLLTYGADPRAIDSNGNTPAICAKLSGHKDISDRLNDSMYEVLDVLSMYVFGRKAEHKNDVHMIPFDPNDECIKQEGDQQEAIQKMQQLPNYLFEDLVLDVFDEIDRRETEKIWQQKNSHAHIMSVPFLPVNPDLSSMKNQGRQKLACYGQKEFKNLVKQILIEINRRTQPVNKVISKLKYDDDEPLYDHVASDEDYATPEQIAAMVEEVTKENLELKCEMLRQKQPTLAINENECGDVKQPIRPVSMYETREGIKCDMNRSTQTGSLPLYEDVVRHTAQVTKGIQELWTNIRSSEACKAFVPGTEKIRTAVVELTAIFPHSINDDVLKSALWSLNTNTTQLQLECACLEAGVERVRDCSFNIAKATKQLLTRF, encoded by the exons ATgtctaataagtataaaaactatGATGCATGCGCCGATTGCAGTGCTCCAg ATTCAGATTGGGTAGTTGTAAATCGCGGATTGTATATTTGTGACGAATGTTGTAGTATTCATCGTAGTATTGGGCGACATATATCACAGATCAAAAGTTTAAGTGCCGACTGGTGTCCAAtaacattaaat atGGTGAGGACTTTACATCAAGCTAATGTTAATACACTTTGGGAACATGCTTTAAGCGATAATAAGAATCACAGAAAAAAACCTACTCCTAAGGATCCAct acCATTAAAAGAAGATTTTATACGTGCTAAACATAGACAGCAGTTGTTCATATTAAAAAGTAGTGATACCAGAGAAGATTTAAATCAACAATTACATTCTAGTGTCAGAACATCAAATCTAGAAACAAGCTTGAGAATCTTAGCTCAAGGAGCtgattctaattattatcatcCT GAAAAAGGAAATTATCCATTACATGTGGCAGCTAAAGCAGGGCAAATTTTACAGGCTGAACTGCTACTTACTTATGGAGCTGATCCACGTGCCATTGATAGCAATGGAAATACTCCCGCAATTTGTGCCAA GCTATCTGGTCATAAAGATATTAGTGATAGATTAAATGATAGTATGTATGAAGTATTAGATGTTCTTTCAATGTATGTATTTGGACGCAAAGCAGAACATAAAAATGATGTCCATATGATACCATTTGATCCAAATGACGAATGTATCAAACAAGAAGGTGATCAACAAGAAGCTATACAAAAGATGCAGCag ttaccTAATTACTTGTTTGAAGATTTAGTATTGGAtgtttttgatgaaattgatCGAAGAGAAACTGAAAAAA TTTGGCAACAAAAAAATTCACATGCTCATATTATGTCAGTACCATTTTTACCAGTAAATCCTGATTTATCATCAATGAAAAATCAAGGACGACAAAAATTAGCTTGTTATGGtcaaaaagaatttaaaaatcttgTCAAGCAAATTTTGATTGAAATAAACAGAAGGACTCAACCag TGAATaaagttatttcaaaattaaaatatgatgatgatgaacCACTTTATGACCATGTTGCTTCTGATGAAGACTATGCAACACCTGAACAAATTGCTGcaatg GTAGAAGAAGTTACTAAAgaaaatttagaattaaaatgtgAAATGTTACGACAAAAACAACCAACACTGGCAATCAATGAAAACGAGTGTGGTGATGTTAAACAACCGATAAGACCTGTGTCAATGTATGAAACTCGGGAAGGAATAAAATGTGATATGAATCGAAGTACACAa ACAGGTAGTTTACCATTATATGAAGATGTTGTTCGTCACACTGCTCAAGTTACTAAGGGTATACAAGAACTATGGACTAACATAAGATCATCAGAAGCTTGTAAAGCATTTGTTCCTGGCACTGAAAAAATTAGGACTGCTGTAGTTGAACTTACTGCAATATTTCCACAT
- the LOC132929501 gene encoding uncharacterized protein LOC132929501 gives MIFFNNFLLVLALITVIINLSESLECYVCTNQDQNHEKCLNTIKTCEPEEDMCLSEISWGSPPYWVEGGIKQYYVSKRCATRATCDAVKAKTMPFCTYLWYQDWKCAECCLGDRCNFYITMGSSAVKSNLIVLLGCIAILIGFHATKTI, from the exons atgattttctttaataattttctattggtTCTTGCATTAATCACAGTTATTATAAACTTGA GTGAGTCCTTGGAATGTTATGTTTGTACAAACCAAGATCAAAACCatgaaaaatgtttgaatacaaTTAAGACATGCGAACCTGAAGAAGATATGTGTTTATCAGAAATCAGTTGGGGat CTCCTCCATATTGGGTAGAAGGAggaattaaacaatattatgtatcaaagaGATGTGCCACAAGAGCTACATGTGATGCTGTAAAAGCAAAAACAATGCCCTTTTGCACTTACCTATGGTATCAAGATTGGAAATGTGCCGAATGTTGTTTAGGCGACCGTTGTAATTTCTACATAACT ATGGGCAGTAGTGCAGTAAAATCCAATTTGATTGTATTATTGGGATGCATTGCCATATTGATTGGATTCCATGCTACCAAAACCATATAG